In one window of Parafrankia discariae DNA:
- a CDS encoding alpha/beta fold hydrolase yields the protein MEPRGAHGTRGAAQGGAGQGGAGQSGGARGGAGARNGAAVGPALLLLHGTATTGAVWSGVRVALAGREVHAPDRPSTGDLAAEIAALAPSVAGRVLGGVSGGATLGLAMLAAGVPMAAAVLHEPAVGSLVPGLLGPVAEAFTTGGVVAFGQRLYGPRWNVGHAPSDLTMVERDLAMFLAFEPGPPPAGAPPVLVTVGAQSPPVRHRAAAALRARFGLPVRVLPGCGHAVHLEAPELFAALLAETADGLPR from the coding sequence ATGGAGCCGCGCGGAGCGCACGGGACCCGTGGCGCCGCCCAGGGGGGCGCTGGTCAGGGTGGCGCTGGGCAGAGCGGCGGCGCCCGGGGCGGTGCCGGCGCCCGGAACGGCGCCGCGGTGGGCCCGGCCCTCCTTCTGCTGCACGGCACCGCGACGACCGGGGCGGTGTGGTCAGGCGTGCGCGTGGCGCTCGCCGGGCGGGAGGTGCACGCTCCGGACCGCCCGTCCACCGGAGACCTGGCCGCGGAGATCGCGGCACTGGCGCCGTCCGTCGCCGGTCGGGTGCTCGGGGGAGTGAGCGGCGGCGCCACCCTCGGTCTCGCGATGCTCGCGGCCGGCGTCCCCATGGCCGCCGCGGTGCTGCATGAGCCGGCGGTCGGCTCGCTCGTCCCGGGACTGCTCGGCCCGGTGGCGGAGGCGTTCACCACGGGTGGGGTGGTGGCGTTCGGGCAGCGGCTCTACGGCCCGCGCTGGAACGTGGGGCACGCGCCGTCCGACCTCACGATGGTGGAACGCGACCTCGCGATGTTCCTCGCCTTCGAGCCGGGCCCGCCGCCCGCGGGGGCACCGCCGGTGCTGGTCACCGTCGGCGCGCAGTCACCGCCGGTACGCCATCGCGCGGCCGCGGCGTTGCGGGCCCGGTTCGGTCTTCCCGTCCGGGTGCTGCCGGGGTGCGGTCACGCCGTCCACCTGGAGGCACCGGAGCTGTTCGCCGCACTGCTCGCGGAGACCGCGGACGGCCTTCCCCGCTGA
- a CDS encoding UTP--glucose-1-phosphate uridylyltransferase, whose protein sequence is MPVTKAVIPAAGLGTRFLPATKSVPKEMLPVVDRPAIEYVVEEASRAGLRDVLLVTSRTKKAIEDHFDREGDVEAALERKGDKVRLERVRASAELAEVHSVRQPSPRGLGHAVLCASAHVGDESFAVLLGDDLIDERDPLLVEMLAVQERHGGAVVALMEVPEEAVSLYGVATIAPSAVAPAPAASAGSVPAVGSGGRYRTVRITDLVEKPPVDEAPSNLAVIGRYVLPAEIFDVLRVTPPGRGDEIQLTDALRTLAGRAGADPGAELPVHGVVFTGRRYDTGDRVDYLKAVVRLACERPDLGPEFYPWLEEYVASGGPKAEC, encoded by the coding sequence ATGCCAGTGACGAAGGCGGTCATTCCCGCCGCGGGTCTGGGGACCCGGTTCCTCCCCGCGACGAAGTCGGTTCCGAAGGAGATGCTACCTGTCGTCGACAGGCCGGCCATCGAATACGTCGTCGAAGAGGCCTCGCGCGCGGGCCTGCGTGACGTGCTGCTCGTGACGAGCCGCACCAAGAAGGCCATCGAGGACCACTTCGACAGGGAGGGGGATGTCGAGGCCGCGCTTGAGCGCAAGGGCGACAAGGTTCGCCTCGAACGCGTCCGGGCCTCCGCCGAGCTGGCCGAGGTCCACTCCGTCCGCCAGCCCTCGCCGCGCGGGCTCGGCCACGCTGTTCTCTGCGCGTCCGCGCACGTGGGTGACGAGTCGTTCGCGGTGCTGCTCGGGGACGACCTCATCGACGAGCGCGACCCGCTGCTGGTCGAGATGCTGGCCGTCCAGGAGCGGCACGGCGGGGCGGTCGTCGCGCTGATGGAGGTGCCCGAGGAGGCCGTCTCCCTGTACGGAGTGGCGACGATCGCGCCGTCGGCCGTCGCTCCCGCTCCGGCCGCCTCGGCGGGGTCGGTCCCGGCGGTCGGGTCCGGGGGGCGCTACCGGACGGTGCGCATCACCGACCTGGTCGAGAAGCCGCCGGTGGACGAGGCGCCCAGCAACCTGGCCGTCATCGGGCGCTACGTGCTGCCCGCGGAGATCTTCGACGTCCTGCGTGTGACGCCGCCCGGCCGGGGAGACGAGATCCAGCTGACCGACGCCCTGCGGACGCTGGCGGGGCGGGCCGGCGCCGACCCGGGCGCGGAGCTTCCGGTGCACGGCGTCGTGTTCACCGGGCGCCGTTACGACACCGGTGACCGGGTCGACTACCTCAAGGCGGTCGTCCGGCTCGCCTGCGAGCGGCCGGACCTCGGCCCGGAGTTCTACCCGTGGCTGGAGGAGTACGTGGCGTCCGGCGGTCCCAAGGCCGAATGCTGA
- a CDS encoding GNAT family N-acetyltransferase: protein MRAPGWPVTLRHDDVVVRPMRLRDAPTWVEVRTRNADWLAPWEATSPGSASVRATWNERQTIGVYTQMLQRLRAQARVGAALPFAIAVDGRLVGQLTVSTIVRGAFNNGQVGYWVDGLHAGRGIAPTALALVTDHCFGPVGLHRLEANVRPENAASRRMLVKLGFREEGLHRRFLAIDGRYRDHIGYALTTEDVPGGLLAHWSRTRSPSS, encoded by the coding sequence GTGAGAGCGCCCGGCTGGCCGGTCACCCTCCGCCACGACGACGTCGTCGTCCGGCCCATGCGCCTGCGTGACGCCCCGACCTGGGTCGAGGTCCGCACGCGCAACGCCGACTGGCTCGCCCCGTGGGAGGCCACCTCGCCGGGCTCGGCGTCGGTGCGGGCCACCTGGAACGAGCGTCAGACCATCGGCGTCTACACCCAGATGCTTCAGCGGCTGCGGGCGCAGGCCCGGGTGGGCGCGGCGCTCCCGTTCGCCATCGCCGTCGACGGCCGGCTGGTCGGGCAGCTCACCGTGTCGACGATCGTGCGCGGGGCGTTCAACAACGGCCAGGTCGGCTACTGGGTGGACGGCCTGCACGCCGGGCGTGGCATCGCCCCGACGGCGCTGGCACTGGTCACCGACCACTGTTTCGGCCCGGTCGGGCTGCACCGGCTGGAGGCCAACGTCCGCCCGGAGAACGCGGCCAGCCGCCGGATGCTGGTGAAGCTGGGCTTCCGCGAGGAGGGCCTGCACCGCAGATTTCTCGCGATCGACGGCCGGTACCGCGACCATATCGGCTATGCGCTGACCACCGAGGACGTCCCCGGGGGATTGCTGGCCCACTGGAGCCGCACCCGTTCGCCCTCCTCCTGA
- a CDS encoding allophanate hydrolase: MNRPPPDLQADVLRAGYLSGRLSVREVVDGVYDRIAARGDDGVWITPVPRAEALRRAAELDGLLVSSRRGATGAGTAEAGTAGAGAAGAGAGLPPLFGLPFAVKDNIDLAGLPTTAGCPDFGYLPADSAPAVARLLTAGAVCVGKTNLDQFATGLSGARSPYGIPASPFDPHMISGGSSSGSGVAVADGLVTFAVGTDTAGSGRVPAALTNTVGLKPSRGLVSTRGVVPACRSLDCPSVFALSVPDAYRVLSVMRGYDAEDPYSRRFPGPGDPAPAWIGGPEPTPSRIGVPEPAPSRRGGPGPARPRVGVPRADQLDFLGDAGAAAVFGVGVGLLADGGAEVTEIDLGPFLEAGTLLYGGPWLAERYAAVEAFLRRVPDAGPTDPVHPVIRAVLEPGAAITGAEVFRGLTRLRALRRGAERTWADVDVIVVPTVPTTYRIDAMLADPIRLNANLGRYTTFANLLDLAAVAVPVGFAAGLPFGVTLLAPAGGDDLLAAPAELLHRRSGVPVGAGSHSLLLPAGAAAEIPT, from the coding sequence GTGAACCGGCCCCCACCGGACCTGCAGGCCGACGTCCTGCGCGCCGGCTACCTCTCGGGACGGCTGAGCGTGCGCGAGGTGGTGGACGGCGTCTACGACCGGATCGCCGCCCGCGGCGACGACGGAGTGTGGATCACTCCGGTGCCGCGCGCGGAGGCGCTGCGCCGGGCCGCCGAACTGGACGGCCTGCTGGTGAGCTCGCGCCGTGGGGCCACCGGAGCCGGGACCGCCGAGGCCGGGACCGCCGGAGCCGGAGCCGCCGGGGCCGGGGCCGGCCTGCCGCCGCTGTTCGGGCTGCCGTTCGCGGTGAAGGACAACATCGACCTCGCCGGGCTGCCCACGACGGCCGGCTGCCCCGATTTCGGGTATCTCCCGGCGGACAGCGCGCCGGCTGTCGCCCGGCTGCTCACGGCCGGCGCGGTCTGCGTCGGGAAGACCAACCTCGACCAGTTCGCCACGGGACTGTCCGGCGCCCGCTCTCCCTACGGGATCCCCGCGTCCCCGTTCGACCCACACATGATCTCCGGCGGGTCGAGCTCCGGATCCGGGGTGGCCGTAGCGGACGGGCTGGTCACGTTCGCGGTGGGCACGGACACCGCCGGCTCGGGCCGGGTGCCGGCGGCGCTGACCAACACCGTCGGACTCAAACCGTCCCGGGGGCTGGTGAGCACCAGGGGCGTGGTGCCCGCCTGCCGCTCGCTGGACTGCCCGAGCGTCTTCGCGCTCTCCGTCCCCGACGCCTACCGCGTGCTGTCGGTGATGCGTGGTTACGACGCGGAGGACCCGTACTCCCGCCGGTTCCCCGGGCCCGGCGACCCGGCGCCGGCGTGGATCGGCGGGCCGGAGCCGACACCGTCGCGGATCGGTGTGCCGGAGCCGGCACCGTCGCGAAGGGGCGGGCCGGGGCCGGCCCGGCCGCGGGTCGGCGTGCCCCGGGCCGATCAGCTCGACTTCCTCGGCGACGCGGGCGCCGCGGCCGTGTTCGGCGTGGGCGTGGGGCTGCTCGCCGACGGGGGCGCCGAGGTGACGGAGATCGACCTCGGCCCGTTCCTGGAGGCGGGCACCCTGCTTTATGGCGGCCCGTGGCTGGCGGAGCGGTACGCCGCCGTGGAGGCTTTCCTCCGGAGGGTCCCGGACGCCGGCCCGACGGACCCGGTGCATCCCGTCATCCGCGCGGTTCTCGAACCGGGCGCGGCGATCACGGGGGCCGAGGTGTTCCGCGGCCTGACCCGGCTGCGCGCCCTGCGGCGCGGCGCGGAACGGACCTGGGCGGACGTCGACGTGATCGTGGTGCCGACCGTTCCGACGACTTACCGGATCGACGCGATGCTCGCCGACCCGATCCGCCTCAACGCGAACCTCGGCCGGTACACGACGTTCGCGAACCTGCTGGACCTGGCCGCGGTGGCCGTTCCGGTGGGGTTCGCGGCGGGCCTGCCGTTCGGCGTCACCCTGCTGGCCCCGGCGGGAGGCGACGACCTGCTGGCGGCGCCGGCCGAGCTGCTGCACCGGCGCAGCGGCGTGCCGGTCGGCGCGGGTTCCCATTCCCTGCTGCTCCCCGCCGGCGCCGCGGCGGAGATCCCGACCTGA
- a CDS encoding 5-formyltetrahydrofolate cyclo-ligase has product MAVTGGTVTGSGVVGRSGSGSGAGAESDSGAAAPPAKSELRRRLLALRRAGVLPDPAVLTERLLTLPEVTAATCVAAYVGMADEPDTAEILTRLRARGVRVLLPVVRADLDLDFREFVGTLIPGAMGTREPPPSTPLVEIAKADIVIVPALAADERGNRLGRGGGSYDRALTRTTPGAPVIALLNDREVLGDVPAKPHDRPVTIIVTPTRIVRVAPL; this is encoded by the coding sequence ATGGCTGTGACCGGAGGTACCGTCACCGGCAGTGGCGTGGTGGGCCGGTCCGGCTCCGGATCCGGCGCTGGCGCCGAGTCCGACTCCGGCGCCGCGGCACCACCGGCCAAGAGCGAACTGCGCAGGCGGCTGCTCGCGTTGCGCCGGGCAGGCGTGCTGCCCGACCCGGCCGTGCTGACCGAGCGACTGCTCACGCTGCCCGAGGTCACCGCCGCCACCTGCGTCGCCGCCTACGTGGGGATGGCCGACGAGCCGGACACCGCCGAGATCCTCACCAGGCTGCGTGCCCGAGGGGTCCGGGTGCTGCTACCGGTTGTCCGCGCCGACCTCGATCTGGACTTCCGCGAGTTCGTCGGCACACTGATCCCCGGCGCGATGGGCACCCGGGAGCCACCGCCGAGCACGCCGCTCGTCGAGATCGCCAAGGCCGACATCGTGATCGTGCCCGCGCTCGCGGCGGATGAGCGCGGCAACCGGCTGGGACGCGGCGGCGGCTCCTACGACCGCGCGCTGACCCGGACCACCCCCGGGGCCCCGGTGATCGCGCTGCTGAACGACCGCGAGGTGCTCGGGGACGTCCCGGCGAAGCCGCACGACCGGCCGGTGACCATCATCGTGACGCCGACCAGAATCGTCCGGGTGGCACCGCTGTGA
- a CDS encoding FmdB family zinc ribbon protein → MPTYQYRCTACGHDLEAVQSFSDAALTECPACTGRLRKVFSSVGLVFKGSGFYKTDSRSGSSSGVPARSKESAGSSDGDSSAKSGADGGSSASTSDSTGSSSGSAGSSSGDGGSSSTSSSTASSTAAA, encoded by the coding sequence GTGCCGACCTACCAGTACCGCTGCACCGCCTGCGGGCACGATCTCGAGGCCGTGCAGAGCTTCAGTGACGCGGCACTGACCGAGTGTCCTGCTTGCACGGGCCGGCTTCGGAAGGTGTTCAGCTCCGTTGGCCTCGTCTTCAAGGGCAGCGGCTTCTACAAGACCGACAGCCGGTCCGGGTCCTCGTCCGGGGTCCCCGCCCGGTCCAAGGAGTCCGCGGGCTCGTCGGACGGCGACTCGTCCGCCAAGAGCGGCGCCGACGGCGGCTCCTCCGCCAGCACGTCGGACTCCACCGGCTCGTCCTCGGGCTCGGCCGGGTCCTCGTCGGGTGACGGCGGTTCGTCCAGCACGTCCAGCAGCACGGCCTCCAGCACCGCGGCGGCCTGA
- the moaC gene encoding cyclic pyranopterin monophosphate synthase MoaC, giving the protein MVDVSAKEVTARTATATGCLRTAPDVVALLRGAGVPKGDALAVARIAGIMGAKRTPDLIPLCHPIAVSGVQVELTVVDHGVEITATVRTADRTGVEMEALTAVAVAGLTLHDMVKAVDPLAELTGVRVVAKTGGKSGDWHRDGAGSPGDGAGSS; this is encoded by the coding sequence ATGGTCGACGTCTCGGCCAAGGAGGTGACGGCGCGCACGGCGACCGCCACCGGCTGCCTGCGCACCGCACCGGACGTCGTCGCGCTGCTGCGCGGCGCGGGGGTACCCAAGGGTGACGCGCTCGCCGTGGCCCGCATCGCCGGGATCATGGGCGCCAAGCGCACCCCTGACCTGATCCCGCTCTGCCACCCGATCGCCGTCTCCGGTGTCCAGGTCGAGCTGACCGTGGTCGACCACGGGGTGGAGATCACCGCCACGGTGCGCACCGCCGACCGGACCGGGGTGGAGATGGAGGCGCTCACCGCTGTCGCGGTCGCCGGGCTGACGCTGCACGACATGGTGAAGGCGGTCGACCCGCTGGCCGAGCTGACCGGGGTCCGGGTCGTCGCCAAGACCGGCGGCAAGTCCGGGGACTGGCACCGCGACGGGGCCGGTTCGCCCGGCGACGGGGCCGGCTCGTCGTGA
- a CDS encoding GntR family transcriptional regulator, with protein sequence MTPSPTTRAAGSGNLRDHVYVALRHRLMSGEFSFRDRLGEERVAALLGVSRTPVREALTRLAGDGLVEKRQDGGYYPAEPDLAGLRDLYEIRVTLELRGLQRALESGAAHQAALLEPLRDDWRALRADPPTPDPAFVALDENFHITLSRASGNGELANMLDAVNARIRPVRMYDFLTADRIELTITQHLDILEKVLAGEMEAGVRALRSHVGESMEVVERRAARAITQMVLNRGRPPRSAT encoded by the coding sequence ATGACACCGTCGCCAACCACCCGGGCCGCCGGCTCGGGAAACCTGCGGGACCATGTCTACGTCGCGCTGCGCCATCGGCTCATGTCAGGGGAGTTCTCCTTCCGGGACCGCCTGGGAGAGGAACGCGTCGCCGCGCTGCTGGGGGTGTCGAGGACACCGGTGCGCGAGGCCCTGACCCGGCTCGCCGGGGACGGCCTGGTCGAGAAGAGGCAGGACGGCGGCTACTACCCCGCGGAACCCGACCTCGCCGGGCTGCGCGACCTGTACGAGATCCGGGTCACGCTGGAGCTGCGCGGGCTGCAGCGGGCGCTGGAGTCCGGCGCGGCGCACCAGGCCGCCCTGCTCGAGCCGCTGCGCGACGACTGGCGGGCGCTGCGCGCCGATCCGCCCACGCCCGACCCGGCCTTCGTCGCCCTGGACGAGAACTTTCACATCACGCTCAGCCGGGCGTCCGGCAATGGCGAGCTCGCGAACATGCTCGACGCGGTGAACGCCCGGATTCGCCCGGTGCGGATGTACGACTTCCTGACCGCCGACCGGATCGAGCTGACCATCACCCAGCATCTCGACATCCTCGAGAAGGTGCTCGCCGGGGAGATGGAGGCGGGCGTGCGGGCGCTGCGCAGCCACGTCGGCGAGTCGATGGAGGTCGTGGAGCGGCGGGCGGCCCGGGCCATCACCCAGATGGTGCTCAACCGCGGGCGCCCACCCCGCTCGGCCACCTAG
- the glp gene encoding molybdotransferase-like divisome protein Glp, translated as MKTVDQHASDIMAAIGPMPPRRTALREAHGCVLAADVRATVAVPGFDNSAMDGYAARAADVAEASADSPVTLPVAGEIMAGPVSPAALAPGTVVRIMTGAPLPKGADTIVQLEWTDDGVETVRIDRAPRRGLHIRRAGEDIAPGNLVLAAGTVLGAAQIGLLAAVNIARPAVHPRPRVAVLSTGSELVEVGTPLGPGQIVDSNSHAIAAAAHEAGALVRRVDGVSDDPDEFGATFDELLRSTDVVITTGGISVGARDVVKQVLSKSDEIRFERIAMQPGKPQGFGVVGGVPVFTLPGNPVSALVSFELFVRPALRRLRGLPVAPEGAGWQRPATGTVIVRVSETMQSAAGRRTFPRVRLERDDTGELVATSAGGQGAHQMSGLASAHALLVVPEEVTEVPAGTKLPAVLLPEPEWAGPSTEARG; from the coding sequence GTGAAAACGGTAGACCAGCACGCATCGGACATTATGGCCGCAATCGGCCCCATGCCGCCGCGGCGGACGGCGCTGCGCGAGGCCCACGGCTGCGTCCTCGCGGCGGACGTGCGGGCGACGGTGGCCGTACCGGGGTTCGACAACTCCGCGATGGACGGCTACGCCGCCCGCGCCGCGGACGTAGCCGAGGCGAGTGCGGACAGCCCGGTGACGCTTCCCGTCGCCGGCGAGATCATGGCCGGCCCGGTGTCCCCCGCGGCACTCGCGCCGGGCACCGTCGTACGGATCATGACCGGTGCCCCGCTCCCGAAGGGCGCCGACACGATCGTCCAGCTCGAGTGGACCGACGACGGCGTCGAGACCGTGCGGATCGACCGGGCGCCGCGCCGCGGCCTGCACATCCGTCGGGCCGGGGAGGACATCGCGCCCGGCAACCTCGTGCTCGCCGCGGGCACCGTGCTCGGCGCCGCGCAGATCGGCCTGCTGGCCGCCGTCAACATCGCCCGGCCGGCGGTCCACCCGCGCCCGCGGGTGGCCGTCCTGTCCACCGGCAGCGAGCTCGTCGAGGTCGGCACCCCGCTCGGGCCCGGCCAGATCGTCGACTCGAACAGCCACGCCATCGCCGCCGCGGCGCACGAGGCGGGGGCGCTCGTCCGCCGGGTCGACGGTGTGTCGGACGACCCCGACGAGTTCGGCGCGACCTTCGACGAACTGCTGCGCAGCACCGACGTCGTGATCACCACCGGCGGCATCAGCGTCGGCGCGCGGGACGTCGTCAAGCAGGTCCTGAGCAAGTCCGACGAGATCCGGTTCGAGCGCATCGCCATGCAGCCCGGCAAGCCGCAGGGCTTCGGCGTCGTCGGTGGCGTTCCCGTCTTCACGCTTCCGGGTAACCCGGTGAGCGCCCTGGTGTCGTTCGAGCTGTTCGTCCGGCCGGCGCTGCGGCGGCTGCGGGGCCTGCCGGTCGCCCCGGAGGGAGCGGGCTGGCAGCGCCCGGCCACCGGCACCGTCATCGTCCGGGTGAGCGAGACTATGCAGTCCGCAGCGGGAAGGCGTACCTTTCCCCGGGTCCGTCTCGAACGTGACGACACCGGTGAGCTGGTCGCGACGTCCGCCGGGGGGCAGGGCGCCCACCAGATGTCGGGGCTGGCCTCGGCCCACGCGCTGCTCGTCGTCCCCGAGGAGGTCACCGAGGTGCCCGCAGGCACGAAGCTCCCCGCGGTGCTGCTGCCCGAGCCCGAGTGGGCCGGCCCGTCCACCGAGGCCCGCGGGTGA
- a CDS encoding MogA/MoaB family molybdenum cofactor biosynthesis protein, translating into MSGPSELPAGARARVVTVSDRAHRGAYPDRSGPLLVDALVGMGFDVPAPVVVPDERAEITAALRAAVEAGVDLVVTTGGTGLGPRDVTPEATRDLLDREVPGLAEALRAAGRVKVPTAVLSRGLVGTVGATLVVNLPGSTGGVRDGAAVLSPVVAHAIAQLRGDTDHTGASPTGGTPA; encoded by the coding sequence GTGAGCGGCCCCTCCGAGCTGCCGGCGGGAGCGCGGGCGCGGGTCGTGACGGTCTCCGACCGCGCCCACCGCGGCGCCTACCCCGACCGCTCGGGCCCGTTGCTGGTCGACGCCCTGGTCGGGATGGGCTTCGACGTGCCCGCGCCGGTGGTCGTCCCGGACGAGCGGGCGGAGATCACCGCGGCCCTGCGCGCGGCCGTCGAAGCCGGGGTCGATCTGGTGGTGACCACCGGGGGCACCGGTCTCGGGCCGCGGGATGTCACGCCCGAGGCCACAAGGGACCTGCTGGACAGAGAGGTGCCCGGTCTGGCCGAGGCGCTGCGGGCGGCCGGGCGGGTCAAGGTGCCCACCGCGGTCCTCTCCCGTGGTCTCGTCGGCACTGTCGGAGCGACCCTGGTCGTGAACCTGCCCGGGTCGACCGGGGGAGTGCGTGACGGCGCCGCGGTCCTCTCCCCGGTCGTCGCGCACGCGATCGCCCAGCTGCGCGGCGACACCGACCACACCGGCGCCTCGCCCACCGGCGGCACACCGGCGTGA
- the biuH gene encoding biuret amidohydrolase produces the protein MTVTTEPVAPTNAGLTVGPVTAEPYDWPYDGSFSPATTAVINIDWQVDFCGEGGYVDAMGYDLALTRAGLAPTAALLAVLRPLGFMIIHTREGHRPDLSDCPPNKLWRSKRIGAGIGDAGPRGRVLTRGEPGWEIVPEVAPLPGEVIIDKPGKGSFYATDLDLVLRRRGITHIILTGITTDVCVHTTMRDANDRGYECLILSDCTGATDPANHRAALHMVTMQGGVFGAVATSAAVRDAVSAALAAA, from the coding sequence ATGACAGTCACCACCGAACCCGTGGCCCCCACGAACGCTGGCCTCACCGTGGGTCCCGTCACCGCCGAGCCCTACGACTGGCCCTACGACGGCTCGTTCAGCCCCGCGACCACCGCCGTCATCAACATCGACTGGCAGGTCGACTTCTGCGGCGAGGGTGGCTACGTCGACGCGATGGGGTACGACCTGGCGCTCACCCGGGCGGGCCTGGCCCCCACCGCGGCACTGCTGGCGGTGTTGCGCCCATTGGGCTTCATGATCATTCACACCCGGGAGGGGCATCGCCCCGACCTGTCCGACTGCCCGCCGAACAAGCTGTGGCGCTCGAAGCGGATCGGCGCCGGGATCGGCGACGCGGGCCCGCGCGGGCGCGTCCTCACCCGTGGCGAGCCGGGCTGGGAGATCGTCCCCGAGGTGGCTCCCCTGCCGGGCGAGGTGATCATCGACAAGCCGGGCAAGGGCTCGTTCTACGCCACGGACCTCGACCTGGTGCTGCGCCGGCGCGGGATCACCCACATCATCCTGACGGGCATCACCACGGACGTCTGCGTCCACACGACGATGCGCGACGCCAACGACCGCGGCTACGAGTGTCTGATCCTCTCCGACTGCACCGGGGCGACCGACCCCGCCAACCACCGGGCGGCCCTGCACATGGTGACGATGCAGGGCGGGGTGTTCGGTGCGGTCGCGACCTCGGCGGCGGTGCGGGACGCGGTCTCGGCCGCGCTCGCGGCGGCCTGA